ATCTCGCCAGCCCATCCCCGCCTTGATTCAAGGTGAGCCTGGGTCTGGGAAGAATCCTAACCTGGGAGCAGCCCTACTTCCCTCGGGTGACCTTCGTCCCCAAGAAATTATGTGCAGCCAGTTCAGCTCAGAGAGCCAACTTCACTAACGCCTCTGAAGGTACAACCAAATCTTACTCTGCAGGGGTACAGCGAGAAGTGGGGGAGGCTTCATGCACTCAAGCTGCCAGAACCCAGTGAAAGTGGAAGCAGCCAGGGGCCGAGGCTTCAAGGGTTCTGCCTGCAAAGCACCTCGAGTGCTTGCAAGCCAGACCATTTGTGGTTGCCCCATCTCCTACCTTAGCTGTAGCCCACGTTACCCTCTAGGCCTGCAGCTGAacaaagttaaagacaactagAGTCAGGAGATCTGTTggaaagagaacaagagaggaaaaTGTATAAGTGTTAACATCTTGAGCTGAGCCAACAAGATATTCGATTCCTACTTTACTTCCTCGCTCCTTTTACCTCTCTCCCAATCAACTGAGTCTCAAAAGAATTGCCTGGCAGTGCCAGATTGGTTTCCCATTTCCACTGAATCAGAGAATCTCGGgcaagaaaacttagaaaattcaCCCTGTCTGTTCCTGCTTTCAGCAGTAAGCACAGCAAATTCCAGACTACAGTATATGAAACTTCTCACCCAAAGACTTCCAGGAACAACCTTACTGTCAGAAAGTGCTTCCTGGTATGTTACCCACCTCTCCATGCTTCACCTTAAACTCACATGTTCAGTCCTCAGAGGATGTGCGGGTTGGGGAGATGGCCTCCTTCTCTGTTGAGAGACCAgtagtttccagtttttaatCTGTTACAagtgatgctgctatgaacattcttgcacCTGTCTTTTGGTGCCCACACATGTGCATATACATAGGAGTGAAAACGCTCAGTCATCAGGCATCTATATGTTCAGTTTTAGTAGATTCTGCCACACagttctccaaagtggttgtaccaatttatgttTCCTGTGGAAGTGTACGCAAGTTCGacttgcttcacatcctcaccagcacttggttgTCTATAGTTTTGACCATTCTTATGGGGGCTGTGGTGGTATCTCACTGCAGTTTAAGTTTGCGTTTCCACGGTGATTTATGAAGTCAAGTTCCTTATCCTGTGTTTACTGGGCGCTTGGATATCTGCTTTTGTAAAGTACCTATCCAAAATATTGCCCATTTTTCTAGTGGGTGGTCTGTCTTTTTCTAACTGACTTGTAGAAATTCTTATATTCTGGGTACGAGTCCTTTGTCAGCCATATGTATTGAAAATACCTTGCCACCCTGTGGGTTGCCTGTTCACTCTCCTAATGGTGTCTTTTAATGAATGGTTCTTCTCAAAATAATAACCTGACAGTCTTAAAGCCTCAGATTCAGAACCTCCAGCCCCATTCTACCCCAAACGCATCAATCCCTGATTCTCTCCTGAGCTCACAGACCTGTGAACTCTTTTCACGATTCCACTTCTCTGCCTCATTGCAGTCTCCAGACACATTTCTCCTTGAAGAAGAGGGTACCTTGGAGAACTAGAGGTCACTCGGGGTGGGGAGTGGATGATCTTAGTGTTTCTAGAGCTGTGCTACCTTCCAGACTAAGTGATGCTGAGGCCAAGCAAATTCTGGCAGTGTCTGGGTCTTTCCACAGCCCTGTCCCACCCTAGTTCCTAGCATAAGCTTTTTCAAACCACAGAGAGAGCATCCAAAAGTGCTTGCTTGTCGCTTACCTGACTCCTTTATGCTTTACGGTCAAGAAAATTCATTGGTGTAACACTCCTtctaccaaagaagaaataccaatttgagcttttaaaatttcttccccACTTCCCGTATTTAGATTATCAAGCACTAACAACACCCATGTCAGAGGgggccacccacccacccctgtgCCTGTGGCCTAGATGCTGTCCCTCCCAGTCTCACCCCGGCCTTCAGTCTGCCCCGGGTTCCCTCCTCCACGCCAGGCCAGGCCCCATGCTGCTCTGGACAGTTGCGCTGCCCTTCGGTAAGTCACCAAGCGCCAGCATCCTCTTCTGGGCACCAAAGACTGTGAGTCGTTCCTAAGACGCGAAGTTCCTTATTTCACCTTTCCTAGTTCAAGTGGGTTTATGGCTGGAGGTTGAGACAAGTGCGTGCACATGGGCGTGCTTGAGAGTGATGGGGATGAGAGTGATGGGCATGGAGACGTGGGGGAGTCCTGGTGTTTCCTATCCCATTTTCCTGGCTCCTGGAAGGGCAGCCCTTCGATGTATCAGAGCTAATTTAGGGAGGCAGAAAATCACATGCTGAGACCCAATGACACTTTTACCCTGTGAAATCGTGTTAAAATATCCATCAGGGCTATCTTGAAAAGAAAACGATATTATAGAAGGGAAGGAGGCTGCCAGAATGTAAGAGAAGAGATTGGGGAAATGGGAAAAAAGCAGTTCCTTGCATTTCTGTCAGCAACAGGAGCAAAACATGGGGTTTTATAAGGAGATATGTTTTTATAAGGCCTCAGCTTTTTttggctccgggcgcgcaggctcagcagccatggctcacgggcccaggcactccacggcatgtaggatcttcctcgaccggggcacgaacccacgtcccctgcatcggcaggcagactcgcaaacactgcgctaccagggatgCCCCAAAGTCTCAGCTTTTTCTTAGAACCAGTCACCAATGACTGGGCTTCACACCTGGTCAAGAGGTTTATGCTCTAAGTGTCCAAAGCCCCCTTCAAACCGACCATTCTTCTTCTGCCTACACCCTCTCTCTATTGTGGAGGGTGGCGGGGGTGTGCTGATTTGGGTCTGACTGGTCCATGGGGACCGATATGAAGGTTCAATTCCATTCTTCTGAATCTATACCACTGTCCTCGCTCTGAGCACCCCGGGGCAAGTCACCCCTGCCAGTGACTGCAGGGACTGGTCTCCAGGCAGAGGATTGTTCTGGGGTGAGTTACTCGGCTCCCCCAGGCTCGGCCCAGGCTCGGCTCAGGCTCGGCCCAGGCTCGGCCCAGGCTCGGCTCACGCTCGGCTCACGCTCGGCTCACGCTCGGCTCAGGCTCCCCCAGGCTCGGCCCAGGCTCAGCTCAGGCTCGGCTCAGGCTCGGCTCAGGCTCGGCCCAGGCTCGGCCCAGGCTCAGCTCAGGCTCGGCTCAGGCTCGTCTCACGCTCGGCTCAGGCTCCCCCAGGCTCGGCTCAGGCTCGGCCCAGGCTCGGCCCAGGCTCAGCTCAGGCTCGGCCCAGGCTCGGCCCAGGCTCGGCCCAGGCTCGGCTCACGCTCGGCTCACGCTCGGCTCAGGCTCCCCCAGGCTCGGCTCAGGCTCGGCTCAGGCTCGGCTCAGGCTCGGCTCAGGCTCATCTACTGTCCCCCTGCTACACTTAAAAGAAACAAGTCTGGGCACATAGTGCTTTACGGTTTCTGAGTTGACtcacattttgttttaaacttgGTCCCagaaatttgtttgttttcattgaaCCAGAAAAGCAAAACCATTCCTAAATACACTTGCTTCCTAGACAGAGTTTGTGGGCGTTTATCCCCTGGGAAGAAAACACCTGTTTCACTCAGGGCTCTTCCTTCCCCGACATCACCGTGTTGCCCTGTGTGTTCTATGAGTGGCTGTTTGGACAACTGAGAAGGTCAGTGCTCACGTTAGTGCAGGGACAGGATGGCCTCGTGCCCGGATACACCCCAGAGGAGAGGTTGCCAAGGGCAAATCACTTCCTTGTGAAAGGAACAGCCCTTGGACTTGACTAGATAAAGTCTAAGAGCTTCCCAGCGTGTACCCCAAGATCTGGATGGGAGAGAgcaaaggaagaaggagggagagtcAGTGACTGGCTGACTAGTGGACAGAGTATGGGGAACCCAGGCAGAACTGAGTCACACCTGATGCTCAGGACCCCAGAAAGCCAGCCTAAGATTCAGACCCCATGGCTAAATGTGTAGGAATGGAGTTACCATAAAGGTAGAGCTGCTATTTCCTCTCAGAtgtggacagagagacagagaaagcaaaacacTGAATACCTGCTTTGTagtacatacattatctcatctaACCTTCAGGACGTTATagggcagggtttttttttatctctattaaacagttgaggaagctgaggttcaaaaatgtttaagaattacgctgctagggcttccctggtggcgcagtggttgagagtccgcctgccgatgcaggggacgcgggttcgtgccccggtccgggaagatcccacatgccgcggagcggctgggcccgtgagccatggtcgtgagactgcacgtccggagcctgtgctccgcaacgggagaggccacaacagtgagaggctcgcgtactgaaaaaaaaaaaaaaaaaaaaaaagaattacgcTGCTAACAAGAGCAAAATTACCCTGGTAACAATGCAAACCCAAGTTCATATGATGTCAAACCCCGTGCTTTCTCCATTCTACCTCACTACCTCTAGTCTGGGTATAGTTGGATTCTAATCAggtaaaactagaaaataaaattcatttaaagtgtCTGGCAGGACATGGTCACACAATAAATGGTGCCTATTATTAGTATTGGTTATCAGGGATTCAAGAGGCTAGAAGCCCTGACATTGAACATGCTGGTACATGGCTGTAcgttaaagatgtttttaaagtttaGGAGATGAACCTAGATCTTCCTCTGAGCTGGGCATTAGCCAGTTTCACTCTCAATACTGGAACCCACCCCCCATGTGCAAACACAGCGTCTGTGACACACGACCCTCCCAGCTGCATGGCAGCCACAGCTTGGCAAAGCAACATGTTCCCCATGTGGTAGAACTCGACCGTGACATAGTTCCTCATGTTGAACTGAAACCTGCCTCTCTGATCTAACTTCCGTGAATTGGTTCCACTTCTGCCCTATGAAGTAACAAGTCTCTCCCTTCTTTTAAGCTTAGCCATCAAGTATTTGAAGGCCACTGTGTATCCCTGTGTACTCTCTCCCGTCTTTCTCAGATAAATGTCTCCCAATCCCTCTAATAGGAAATGCTTTCTAGACTCTGTTCATTGTCCTAGTCTGCTTGATCTTGAGGGCTTTGTCAGTGGGCCAGGAGCTGGGCTTTCTCATCCCTCCCATAGTGGCCTGAGTGCCGAGTTCAGTGGGGCTGCTCCCTGCATCATTCGGGACTCTGTTGTGCGACTTAGCGTGACAATAGCTCTCAGCTATCTCATCACGCTGTCACCTCATCTTCAGCCTGCAGTTCACTGAGGCCCTCCGGTCTTCTTTATAGGAACTGCTGTAGGGAAGTGTTGCCCACTCTGTCCCCAGTTGGCGGCTGTCTTGATTATACACATTGGTCCTGCAGTCACAGCCCCAAGGTCTTGCAGTGCCCTGGACAGCAAGTCATCAGGATCTGGGGACACGAGCTCATTTGAAGTGCCTATGCTCCCTGGATGCCTTCTCTCTTGTTATAGGCGTCAGTCCCCTCAACCCTGTCTGTTCCTCGCTTTGTAGCTGCAAAATCGTTTTccaggggagaagagaaaggaaggggaggcaTCACTACCCAGCAAGGTCTTATTTAGTCACTCTGAGGTCAGGCCTTCTTTCTGCTTTCAGTCAATGTAGTAACCACCTTCCCAGGCAGAGGGTTGATACAATCTATGTAACTACTCTGTAAGGGAAAAATGACTATTATCTTTTCTGTTATACAGACAGAACCAGGAACTGGAGGCTCTTGAACTTTaaacaacttgtccaaggtcacatagaaaGAGATGGATTCATGAGTCTAGTCCAGGTCATCTGGTTCCAAAGCCTGCATGCTCTCCACTACACCAAGCTCAAAGAAGATGTGTTTAGACatagagggatggagggatggtaAGAAAGAGATTCTGCACACTGAGAACCTGCAGGTGAGCTAACCTGAGTATGTAGAGAATGTGTCCCAGGTCACGTGGACAGCTGCTGAGGGGGTCTTCACCCACCCCCTCCAAGGCCATTCTTGCATTTCTCAGGGTTCTGCACAGCACCCAACAATGAAGGGCACAGGTAAATGCCTGGGAACAGGCTGGACTGACTGCACTCAGCCCTACACCATTCATCATTTCACCCCTCGCCCCAAAGCCCAGAATACGCTCCACTGCTTTATATCCAACTGTGCCCCTCAGTTTAGGGTTCTCCAACCCTTGGACTGATCACACCTGCCTCACTTCATCTGTCATCATTTTGTGGTTTGGCCTCTCTTTCCTGGCCACCTGTTCTCCTCAAACATTGGTTCCTCTAGAAGCATTAGTGCAATGCATACAAGGTGCAACACGGTGTGTGATGCGCTGGCCCGCTGATACTTCTCTTATCCGTCCGAGCTGCCCGTCCATGTCCCACGACCTTTTAATGATTACTCCTCCAGGGAAATCTCACCTCTTTCCTCTGATCACTCCCATACGCTATTCCCCAGAACTCTGTGGACAGATGGACCACAGGAATCAGGTCCTGCCTTTGCTGTCTGAGTTCTTCTGTAGGTGTAAATTGGACCCTCAGCACATTAGCGTAAGAATCTAGtcctatgttttctattttttgtttttgttttctttttgcagtacgcgggcctctcactgttgtggcctctcccgttgcggagcacaggctccggacgcgcaggctcagcggccatggctcacgggcccagccgctccgcggcatgtgggttcttcccggactggggcacgaacccgcgtcccctgcatcggcaggcggactctcaaccactgcaccaccagggaagccctgttttctatttttgttcccTGCCCCGCATGAGTGGGCACAAAGGAAAGCATTCATGCATCTATTCAGTATATGCTTATTAAACACAGACCATGATCCAGGCACAGGCACTAGGCATAGGTAACAcggcagtgaacaagacaggcagAGTACGTGCTCTCATGGGGCTTACATTCTAGACAGAGGGAGACAGGTGATAACAAGTAGGCAATTTAATGATAAGATAATTTCAAACGATAAGTGCTCTGATGATAATACAATAGGGTATTGTGATAGTGATGGAAGAGAATTCTTTTGACTGGGGACCCCCAGCAAGACCTGTttaaggaggtggcatttgaactgAGATAGGGTAAAGGATTCTAGGCAGCAGGTCCACCGTAAAAGTTGAGTGGCTGAGTGGCGGGGTGGCTGGATGTCTGGGTGACTGGGTGGTTAAGTGGTTAGATAGTTGGGTGGCTGGGTGTTGAGTGGCTGGGTGACTAAGCAGTTGGGCGACTTAGACAGGTGCTTAGGGGGCTGGGTGGTTGACTGGTTGAATGGATGTTAGCACCCATTTATAAGGTGACAGTCCTCCTTGtcagaaagctttttctgctaCTTAATCGAATTCTATCACTTTGTTCTCTTGCAGTTCCCTGTGTAGGGAAAACTGGTGAGTCTTGTCTATGTCTCTTTCATTTCCAAGTGTGTCTCTGGGCCAAAACTTAATGGACAGGGGAAAGTCAGGGCCATTGGGTCCTCCAGAAACATCTTCAGAGCAGCACCTGCCTAGGCTTCTTCCTCAGGAGTCTTCACTAATGCCCAGGAAGAGGAGACACCCAGCACTCCAGTCTCTCAGGCTGAGAATAGTTATAGGGTGACTCAAGTCCCAGAAGAATGGCTCTAGGCCACTATCTGGCTCCCTTACAAGTAACAATGGCTTCAATCTCCTCCTCTCAGTGTGGCTCTGGAGCTCCTGTAACCTCCATTCATCAAGGCTCTGGACTCCCTTCCATCCCTCTAATGTTCAAAGAAGCAGGCATCTTTCTCTGTggatcttccttctttctctcttggctACCTTTGCCCTCCCACCCATCCTGTCCCACTGAACTCCATGGAGCCTCTGTCAAGTAGGTGAAAACTCTGGCCTAGAAACATCTTGACCTCCAAGGACACGTTCTGTGTATGCCAGGGAGGGAAATCTAAACCAGTAGTCAGTGATGCTAGAAAGAGTAGCCAAGGAAGCAAGACCCAATATTCAGCTGTGCCGTGAGCATCGTTACCTAGTctagggggaggggaatgggttCTAGGGATCCAGGCGGGTCCAGGCAAAGGCAGGTTGTTCTGGGACTCTCCTCAGGGCTCCCTATCTGATTACTCATCACTGCTCCCAGGCTTCTGAGGCTGTCTGGGATCAAAGGAGTATGTCCTGGGGCCAGGCCAGCCTGGGATTGCCCTGCAGGTGATGCTGGGTCCCCAGGAGCTCTTCTCTTGTCCATGTCAGGAcataaaatgcattttagaaatgaggacaGAAATGACAGATCCTTCACCATGACTGTGGTGGAAATGAACCTCACCGCTGGGAGTGCCGAtggaggctgggcctggggaagcctgatgagggaagcaggagggagtgAGCCCAGGCCGTGGCACATCCAACACCCACCCCTCCAGCTCCTCTCTGGTGGACAGGGGTGCAGCTACCATTAGAGGTGGACGCTGAAGAAAGAGCTGTACTGGAGTCAccagaggaaaagaaaccaaTCTAGGGGAGTGAGAATCTAATAAGGAGGAATGAAGCAGAACAATAGACGAAAGGAATCCAACTTGACTCAGGCTTGAGGTGGCCACTCAGGTGGCGGAGGAAAATGCAGTATGAAAGGAGAcaaggagggggacttccctggaggtccagcggttaaggctccgcgcttccactgcagggggcacgggttagaTCTCTGGTcacggccaaacaaacaaacaaaaaaaggagacaaggagggtaggagggaaagaggccagagagaaggcacagggagaggaggggaggggaggggggaatagaggagaagggcagaggaaggagagaggaaggaggggtgcAGGAAAGCAGAAGCCCTGCCGTGGTCTGGCATGAAGGTCTGGGAGACAGTGACAGCTGTGAAGGAGCTGACCAGGAGCCTCCATCCCAGGGAGGGGTGCGGGGGAGGGCTGCGGGAGGCATTAGGctgggggacagagggagaaaatgGACTGAGGGACCTGCAGCTCCAGGGTGGCCCTGTTCCCGTGTCTCACAGCCTGGCTGAGCCTCCAAGTGCAGCCAGACCCCGTGTTTGAAGGGGATATCCTGACTCTGCGatgctggggaaggaggaaggcagCACTGTCCCAGGTGAAATTCTACAGGGACGGAAAATTCCTCCATCTCTCTAAGGACAACCAGCCTCTGTCCACGGGAACAGCAACAGTGAACAGCAGTGGCTGGTACAGCTGCACTGGACAGGTGACATACATGCAATATGTGGGCAGACAAACCTCAAGGACTGTCATGGTTCAAGTCCAAGGTGAGTCACAACTTGGGGGACTGGGGGGAGCGGGAAGGGTGCTGCTCAGGGATCTGGTCTTACAGGTCAGCAGCGCTCTGGGCAGCGCCCCTCTCTCTGGCTTCCCCTGATGCTGGGCCAATCTGCAGGGTCCTGAGATGTCCAGGATGCTGTCCACATGCCCTGCCCCGCCATGGGGCATGTCTGGAGCCAGGGAAGGGGGGGAAGATGCcctgtggggaaagggaaggaccAGCCCTGATGCTCCCCCCTtgagaccctgagccagaccCTTCTCCTCTGGGCACTAGGTGACCTTTAAGGCCCTCCTGTCTCTGGCCTCCTGGGACCCCAGAGGGGCTCAGGGCTGTGGGAGTCGGTTCAGAGCTGGTGTGTGGGATGAGAGGCCAGGTGCTGGGAGACAGTGACAGCACTTCCCACGGGCACAGGGCAGGACCTGGGATGTGCCGAAGCTCAGACCTCACCTCAGACTCCAGGGGCCTCGCTGTCCAGGACACCCCTCCTGAGCTGCAGGCTGCCTCATCCCAGAGCTGTTCCTGCCTCCTGTGCTGAGAGCCCACCCCTCTCGTGAGCTCCGTGGTGGGAGCCCGGAGCCCACTCCCCCGTGAGGGGAGCCAGAGGTCAGCCTGGCAGCTCCTCTTCTCCTTGCACAAGGAGGGCCACACCCTGCAGGACAGGAGCCTCCACCCAGAACTCTGCATCCCAGCAGCCGAGGAGGGAGACTCCGGGCTTTACTGGTGCGAGGCGGCCCTTGAGGGTGGCTGGGTCCAGAAACAGAGTCCCCAGCTGGAGGTCAGGGTGAGGGGAGGACAGGGAGACCCTCCCCAGGGGCCTGGGCAGTGGGGCCCCCTGGGAATGTGGGGAGGGGTTCCTAAGGGAGGAGCCTGGGGGGTCCCGCTGACCCTTCCAAACTGTGTGCTTCCCCGGTTCCTGTGTCCCGTCCTCTGCTCACCTTGAGACCCCCCAGCCGAGTTGTGGAGCTCCTCCCCTCCGATCCTCATTCTACCTCAATGGGGACACCCTGCGGAACCACGTGGCTCCCCATGGTGGAGCCGTCTCCTTCCTCTTCCCGGTGATGTCAGAGCAGGATGCTGGGGACTACACCTGCGAGGCTGAGAACAGTGTCTCCAAAGAGACAAGCAAGGCTGAGACACTCTCCGTGGATGGTAGGTCTTGTCCCCCAACTGGGCTGTGAGCCCCAGCAAGCTGGCCAGGGTCAGATCTCACTCCTCTGTGTTCCTCGCGCCATGCTGGGTACAGAGTAGGCACTGCATGACTGCCTGAGCATGGACCCCGCTTGGAGCATCTGTCCACTGAACCTGGCAGGGAAACAATGAAGTCCACAGAGAGTGAGAGGCACCATGGAGGGAGGGCCACATGGTCTTCCATGGAATTGCCCATCCATGTTGACATCCTTTGATCTGTCCCTCATTCCCACTGGCAAGGCTCCTTCAGGCCAGGTGGTTCCCACTAATGCCAACCACCCTGTCTCTCCTGTGCCAGTCTGGGGTGCATTTGTTAATTTCATCCTCAATGCTCATGGTCACCCCTACTCACCCCCCAGGTCCTCGGGTCTTATCTGCCCCCACTAGCATCAACTGGCTGGTTCCCTGGCTGCCTGCAAACCTGCTTGGCATGGTGGTCATTGCTGCTGCACTTCTAGGGTATTTCAGACCCCGGAGAAAAACCGGTCAGTAACTCTTTCTGGCTTTCTTGTTTGCTGAATCCCTATGCCAGGTACAGCCCAGCCATTGGAAAGCCAGAGGCTGACAGGACCAACTGCTTACTTCTGGGTattgggaggaggagggacttcTCTTCACACGTTATACAAAGGGGCCCCAGGAGGGACACTTACAGCTTCCAgagctcacacacacagacacagtgtCTCACACGCCCAATCACCCAGAGAGCGCACAGACACACTCCTGCCCACTGGGGCATGAATAAAGGCACAAACAGGATTTCTTACAAGCCAGACGAGGTGCAGATCAACGTCCTTCACATTTGGAAGACAGTCTGTGGCTGTGAATACACTGAACAAAGCCAAGGCCTCCAGTCCTCTCGTTAAAGTCAGCAGAGCTCCGGTCTGCTTAGCGGAGGAGAAAGAAGACGTGAGAACTCCAGTGCACATGTGTGCTCACGCATACACACTTCTGTGCCCTGGGTGAGAGTCCATGGCTGTCAACTCATCAGGAAGGAAGTGTGGTGGAGAGCACTGGGGAATAGCCCGGTCCCAGCACTGCTATTTGCTAAGTCAGTAACCTTGGGCCAGCTCCTTTCAAGTTTCACGAAATGTCTCCCTCTTGGGATGTTGTAAGGTCTGAGTTAGTGAGGTGACATCTGTCTCATACCTGATGTAGTAGCCTGGCACTGAGTGGGTGCTCAGTACATCCTCATTCTGTTCTGAGCACATCACCCCGGCAGGTTCCCAAACTGCCTTTGCTCCTGTTATCCATTCTGTAATTCCTCTGACCAGGTCATAAAAAGTTtagctaagggcttccctggtggcgcagtggttgagagtccgcctgccgatgcaggggtcacgggttcgtgccccggtccgggaagaccccacatgccgcggagtggctgggcctgtgagccatggccgctgaacctgtgcgtccggagcctgtgctccgcagcgagaaaggccacagcagtgagcggcCAAAAGTTTAGCTAAAATTCAGATGAGAGAAATTCTATAGGGAGAGAATTCTATAGggagaaataagtgaaaacaatCAGATAAATGGCATTTCTAGGTCACCTATTGGTTTTGAAATTCCAgactctcctcttcttcctgtcATGGTCATGATAATTAAGCATGAATGTTGGCTTTCAAAGCAATCACCTTTGGTGACTACAAGTTTATTCTAACCCTTGTTTGCCTGGGGCTATGTTGAAGGGAATGGCTCCCAGTGCCAAAGCTATCTGGTGCCAGTTTATTCCTAGGGCTTCAAATCCACCTACAGAAGTTCAAATCAACCTACTTCTTCCTCCCTGGGGGCAATATTCTTATTTTCCACTTGCCAAGGGCAAAAGTAATTGTTCTCATAGACCTCC
The genomic region above belongs to Phocoena sinus isolate mPhoSin1 chromosome 1, mPhoSin1.pri, whole genome shotgun sequence and contains:
- the FCRL6 gene encoding Fc receptor-like protein 6, which codes for MLLWTVALPFVPCVGKTAWLSLQVQPDPVFEGDILTLRCWGRRKAALSQVKFYRDGKFLHLSKDNQPLSTGTATVNSSGWYSCTGQVTYMQYVGRQTSRTVMVQVQEPTPLVSSVVGARSPLPREGSQRSAWQLLFSLHKEGHTLQDRSLHPELCIPAAEEGDSGLYWCEAALEGGWVQKQSPQLEVRVRGGQGDPPQGPGHLGGPADPSKLCGAPPLRSSFYLNGDTLRNHVAPHGGAVSFLFPVMSEQDAGDYTCEAENSVSKETSKAETLSVDGPRVLSAPTSINWLVPWLPANLLGMVVIAAALLGYFRPRRKTGPLPPQNLPPATGGEEHLLYVNVHCQNENDEGVIYSVVRTIPKGSESQACPVSPDISVIYTEVRRPQLSEVPAKGRKRRSRTQQDPVGDCEGVLC